The sequence below is a genomic window from Vicinamibacteria bacterium.
ACGCCTGCAAGGGCTTCGAGTACCGATGGGCCATGCCAGGCGTCTCCCTCGAGCGCCCGCCGAAGCTGCTCCTCCAGCCGCATCATCTCGCCGACCATCACGCTCACTCACCTTTCTATCGGCCTATCGGTGCGGAGGAAAGCGGACGGCGTCGACGGCGAACAGGCGCATCACTGCTGCCCAGTCGGCGCGTCTCACGGCGTCAGCATCCTGCTCGACGACCGTGCGGAATTGCTTCGATGTCGTCCTGGGTCAAGCCCACAGGCCCGCTCCCGTTAGCGTGTCGCGCATCATGGCCAAGATCACCGTCTGTCAGCAACGTCTGTTTGCTGGCAAGCCAGGCTAGCACATCCGATTACGAGAATCCTTCGCGGGCCCAACGACCTGCCGCTCCTCGGCTGCCGCGGTCTGTTAGGCGGGCTCGATCCTACACAGATCGACAACCAGATCCTGGCGCCGGGCCAGCACTTCTTCGGTCTTGCCGTCATCCGAGAATCGCAGCTCGCGCTTTCGATATGGTTCCGGTTGAAGGGGCCAGTACCCACGCCGTCGAAAGAAGTCGAACCATCGAGGGTTCTCGACCCGATCGACGCTCACGTACAGATGCTCGCAACCTGCGGCGCGCGCGATTCGTTCACGCGCGGACACGAGAGCGCGACCAATGCCGAGCGACCGATACCTGGGCGCAACGAAGCAATCGCTCAACTTGGGGACGTACGACTTCGGCGGCCCCTTCACGGGGTGCCGAAGGAACACGCTCGCGAAGGCGACGATGTGGCCGTCCGTTACCGCGACAAGGAACCTCGCCGTGGCGGCGGCCGCCTCCGCCATCTTGCCCTCGTGCTGCGAGCGCGCGCGGCGCACAGCGCAAAGCGCCGGCATGTCCGCAGCGACCGCATCCCGAATAGCGAGATCCTGCATTCGCGCTCTGCCCCGCCTGTCAGTTACTCGATCGTTCCGTCGATTGTCGGCCGGCACATTGCAGATGGACTGCGACGGTTGTCGCGTATTTCGAACGGGCTTGACTGTCTGTGTCGTGCAATTCGCCTCCAGAGGCTGGCCTGTCCTGGATGACTCACAAGGTGCGGGAGCGATCTGTTGCAGTGCGACTGCATAGAACGATAAAAGCCGCGCGAACCTCTACGTATTCTACGAGCGACGGCGGGAGTCTTTCAACCAGGCAATTGTTCGAGGGGGCTCGGACCCCTGGCCCCGCGCGGTTCGAGACGCAGCAGTCAAGAGATCCTGGGTGGCGGTGGGTTTGACGTTCGCTATAAGCTTTCGCCACTTCGTAGGAGGGTTCATGGCCGAGTATTTTCGGTTCGTTCGCTTCGCCATCATCTGGCTCGTCGTGTTCCTCATCGGGCGCCTGGTCCTCGGTGCCTTCGACGTCGCCTATGCCCAGGGGACTCATGTATTCAGCATGGTGACGTTCTCCTGGTTCGCGGCGCTCTTCTTCGGCGCGTTCTCCCGGCGGGCTCG
It includes:
- a CDS encoding GNAT family N-acetyltransferase; the encoded protein is MQDLAIRDAVAADMPALCAVRRARSQHEGKMAEAAAATARFLVAVTDGHIVAFASVFLRHPVKGPPKSYVPKLSDCFVAPRYRSLGIGRALVSARERIARAAGCEHLYVSVDRVENPRWFDFFRRRGYWPLQPEPYRKRELRFSDDGKTEEVLARRQDLVVDLCRIEPA